One genomic window of Cololabis saira isolate AMF1-May2022 chromosome 3, fColSai1.1, whole genome shotgun sequence includes the following:
- the LOC133440450 gene encoding uncharacterized protein LOC133440450 has product MAQKKPQSILKDSLDDLSEENFKQFCASLVDPRQKIHIALVKVEGKSRLEIKDVMISTFGEQRALEVAEKILRYINCTEAANKLAFSAKEAGVTRPGSANMEKITPKKILNDFLDELPEEKFKEFCGALLERKKELRVLRVDVEGKSRREIADVMIRTFMEQGALEVAEEILREIRCTAAAEKLALDKVRLIQHGGEADMDQR; this is encoded by the exons ATGGCGCAAAAAAAACCTCAAAGCATTTTGAAAGACTCCCTGGACGATCTTTCTGAGGAGAATTTCAAGCAGTTTTGCGCCTCGCTCGTGGACCCCAGGCAGAAGATTCACATCGCTCTCGTGAAGGTGGAGGGGAAAAGCCGCCTGGAGATCAAGGATGTGATGATAAGCACTTTTGGGGAGCAGAGAGCTCTGGAGGTGGCAGAGAAGATCCTCAGATACATCAACTGCACCGAGGCTGCGAACAAACTCG CTTTTTCAGCTAAAGAGGCAGGTGTAACAAGACCAGGATCAGCAAAT ATGGAGAAAATAACCCCGAAAAAGATTTTGAATGACTTCCTGGACGAGCTTCCTGAGGAGAAATTCAAGGAGTTTTGCGGCGCGCTCCTGGAACGCAAGAAGGAGCTGCGCGTCCTTCGCGTGGATGTGGAGGGGAAAAGCCGCCGGGAGATCGCAGATGTGATGATACGCACTTTCATGGAGCAGGGAGCTCTGGAGGTGGCAGAGGAAATCCTCAGAGAAATCAGATGCACCGCGGCTGCGGAGAAACTCG CTTTAGACAAAGTTCGCTTAATCCAGCATGGAGGCGAAGCTGATATGGATCAGCGCTAG